One region of Halomicrobium sp. LC1Hm genomic DNA includes:
- a CDS encoding PAS domain S-box protein, producing the protein MTQSGDGVRVLHVDHDPQVRHAVTARLADDAVAVESVSTSGAAVEELADGRFDCVVSGHDEQALDSVALLETVRSEYPDLPFLLFTDGGSEALASEAVAAGVTEYLTRDGDDGYRTLVDRVERTIAEYRATTPIEQQEQRLSTLVSNLPGMVYRCRNEPGWPMQFVSAGVRELTGYEPDALESGQIDWETDVVHPEDRDDIREAVQSALDTGEPFEVTYRIETVDGQRRWLWERGQLLTRDDETEILEGFITDITARKEQRRALEEQRAYVEDVLNSLEDLFYVVTPDWSLRQWNEQVVDVTGYSDEEIAEMTAQEFIAPDDVPTVEAAIGRAIESGSSRYEAAVQTKSGETIPYEFYGTALSDTTGEFLGIAGVGRDVTERKEREQTLRQYETLAESVADPMYVMAPDGTIEMINDALADHIGYERSEIVGASPEEFVVGDGVERAEERIRELLTTDRDVATFEMRTVDDDGEETYNETKIAVMTDGDGEFEGTAGVIRDITERMERQRELERYETILQAVGDPVYTLDAEGQFTVVNDAMAALSGYDRERLVGEHISKLMTAGDVAAGEDLIAELLADPDRTNGTFEMGLRTADGTQITCENHVALLPADDGRFRGTAGVIRDITERKQRERQLEQFASVVSHDLRSPLNVVQGRVNHAMATGELEHLEDAADAAHRMEALIDDLLTLAREGQRVGDLEPVALDVVAQAAWSQLDADEKELVTETDSRVEADFDRLQELFDNLFRNALTHGGAETVRVVDTDGGFAVVDDGTGIPPTQRETIFERGFTTSEEGTGFGLAIVDTIVRAHDWAITVGRSDAGGARFEITI; encoded by the coding sequence ATGACCCAGTCTGGGGACGGGGTTCGGGTGCTCCACGTGGACCACGACCCGCAGGTCAGACACGCCGTCACGGCGCGGCTGGCAGACGACGCCGTCGCCGTCGAGAGCGTCTCGACCAGTGGAGCGGCAGTCGAGGAACTCGCCGACGGCCGGTTCGATTGCGTCGTCAGCGGCCACGACGAGCAGGCCCTCGACAGCGTCGCGCTCCTCGAAACCGTCCGATCGGAGTATCCAGACCTCCCGTTCCTGCTGTTTACCGACGGCGGCAGTGAAGCGCTCGCCAGCGAGGCGGTCGCTGCCGGCGTCACCGAGTACCTCACTCGCGACGGCGACGACGGGTATCGCACGCTCGTGGATCGGGTCGAGCGAACGATCGCGGAGTACAGAGCGACGACGCCGATCGAACAGCAAGAACAGCGCCTCTCGACGCTGGTGTCGAACCTCCCCGGGATGGTGTATCGCTGTCGAAACGAACCGGGCTGGCCGATGCAGTTCGTCAGCGCGGGAGTCCGGGAGCTGACCGGCTACGAGCCCGACGCACTGGAGAGCGGACAGATCGACTGGGAGACCGACGTAGTCCATCCCGAGGATCGCGACGACATCCGGGAGGCGGTCCAGTCGGCACTCGACACGGGCGAGCCGTTCGAAGTGACCTACCGGATCGAGACGGTCGACGGGCAACGACGGTGGCTGTGGGAGCGGGGCCAGCTGCTCACGCGCGACGACGAGACGGAGATTCTGGAAGGGTTTATCACGGACATCACGGCTCGCAAGGAGCAGCGCCGGGCGCTCGAAGAGCAGCGAGCGTACGTCGAGGACGTGTTGAACTCGCTCGAAGACCTCTTCTACGTCGTCACCCCCGACTGGTCGCTGCGCCAGTGGAACGAGCAGGTGGTCGACGTGACGGGATACAGCGACGAGGAGATCGCGGAGATGACTGCACAGGAGTTCATCGCTCCCGATGACGTTCCCACGGTCGAAGCTGCCATCGGGCGCGCGATCGAGAGCGGCTCGTCGCGATACGAGGCTGCGGTGCAGACGAAATCCGGCGAGACGATTCCGTACGAGTTCTACGGCACGGCGCTGTCGGACACGACCGGCGAGTTCCTCGGCATCGCCGGTGTGGGCCGTGACGTGACCGAGCGCAAGGAGCGCGAACAGACGCTACGACAGTACGAGACGCTGGCCGAGAGCGTCGCGGACCCGATGTACGTGATGGCTCCCGACGGGACCATCGAGATGATCAACGACGCGCTGGCCGACCACATCGGCTACGAGCGGTCCGAGATCGTCGGGGCGTCGCCCGAGGAGTTCGTCGTCGGAGACGGCGTCGAGCGGGCCGAGGAACGCATCCGCGAGCTGTTGACCACCGATCGAGACGTGGCGACCTTCGAGATGCGGACGGTCGACGACGACGGCGAGGAGACCTACAACGAGACGAAGATCGCCGTCATGACCGACGGAGACGGCGAGTTCGAGGGGACCGCTGGCGTCATCCGAGACATCACCGAGCGGATGGAACGTCAGCGAGAGCTAGAGCGCTACGAGACGATCCTGCAGGCGGTTGGCGATCCCGTCTACACGCTCGACGCCGAGGGGCAGTTCACCGTCGTCAACGACGCGATGGCGGCGCTGTCGGGCTACGATCGCGAGCGACTGGTCGGCGAGCACATCTCGAAGCTGATGACCGCCGGAGACGTTGCGGCCGGGGAAGACCTCATCGCAGAACTGCTGGCCGATCCTGACCGGACGAACGGGACCTTCGAGATGGGGCTCCGGACGGCCGACGGAACCCAGATCACCTGCGAGAACCACGTCGCCCTGCTGCCGGCCGATGACGGACGGTTCAGAGGGACCGCCGGAGTCATCCGGGACATCACAGAGCGCAAACAGCGCGAACGACAGCTCGAACAGTTCGCCAGCGTCGTCAGCCACGACCTCCGGAGCCCGCTCAACGTCGTTCAGGGACGCGTCAACCACGCCATGGCGACCGGCGAGCTCGAACACCTCGAAGACGCGGCCGACGCTGCCCACCGGATGGAAGCGCTCATCGACGACCTGCTCACGCTCGCCCGTGAGGGGCAGCGAGTCGGCGACCTCGAACCGGTCGCTCTCGACGTGGTCGCCCAGGCGGCCTGGTCGCAACTCGACGCCGACGAGAAGGAGCTCGTCACCGAGACCGACAGTCGCGTCGAAGCTGACTTCGACAGACTCCAGGAACTGTTCGACAACCTGTTTCGCAACGCCCTCACCCACGGCGGAGCCGAGACGGTCCGCGTCGTCGACACCGACGGCGGGTTCGCCGTCGTCGACGACGGGACAGGGATTCCGCCGACTCAGCGTGAGACGATCTTCGAACGGGGGTTCACGACCAGCGAAGAGGGGACCGGATTCGGACTGGCGATCGTCGACACCATCGTCAGGGCTCACGACTGGGCGATCACGGTCGGACGAAGCGACGCGGGCGGTGCGCGCTTCGAGATCACGATCTAG
- a CDS encoding PspA/IM30 family protein, translated as MSLLRRFGFVVRSWLNALLNRVEDPVAQLDYSYEQLRDELQEINRGIADLTTQKKRLEMHRKRLRAAVEKYDEQSQEALRQEREDLARRALEKKHATSDQIAGLDEQIDRLQARRTSSSSARSTSGDESRGSEPTRRR; from the coding sequence GTGAGTCTGCTCCGGCGGTTTGGCTTCGTCGTCCGGTCGTGGCTCAACGCCCTGTTGAACCGCGTCGAAGACCCCGTCGCACAACTGGACTACTCCTACGAACAACTCCGAGACGAACTCCAGGAGATCAATCGCGGCATCGCCGACCTCACCACCCAGAAGAAGCGCCTGGAGATGCACCGCAAACGCCTGCGGGCGGCCGTCGAGAAGTACGACGAGCAGAGTCAGGAAGCACTCCGACAGGAGCGTGAGGACCTGGCGAGGCGCGCCCTGGAGAAGAAACACGCGACGAGCGATCAGATCGCTGGCCTGGACGAACAGATCGACCGACTGCAAGCGCGCAGGACCAGCTCGTCCAGCGCCAGGTCGACCTCCGGGGACGAATCGAGGGGTTCCGAACCCACAAGGAGACGCTGA
- a CDS encoding molybdopterin-dependent oxidoreductase, whose product MTRFARLRPSADDAVALFAGVAAVVGSFAAVGFTPSFVASPIERWLARRMPGAVVSLAIQFLGSLGQQLNLVAAALAAVCVVAAVARVAGTLGDRLANRAVGPVVAGAVVFGVATLLTGSVPSSGGAAVGTALTLGLAGLSGSLPARGATNPDRRRVLASLGTAAGLGVVASVLTDDTSQPTATIPDDASPAVRDALEAATEQSLAVDGLEPLVSDEFFSVDINAVDPEVDASQWTLSVTGSVEEEITVDYEQLRSMDARTEFHTLRCVGESLNGTKMDNALWTGVPVRTLLERAAPDSDCDCVRVHAADDYYQVFPIDALNGAMLAYQMNGRPLPQSHGYPARALVPGHWGEINVKWITEIEVIDRDAEGYWEERGWHGTGPVETVAKIHAQNALPDGRVQVGGHAYAGTRGVSAVEVSTDGGDSWSEARLSEPLVESVDWAGDPGETPHAPDVWRQWAFEYEPPAGEHEVVARAIEADGTVQPETEREAFPHGPSGWVSRTVE is encoded by the coding sequence ATGACACGGTTCGCCCGCCTTCGTCCGTCGGCCGACGACGCGGTGGCGCTGTTTGCCGGCGTCGCGGCCGTCGTGGGCTCGTTCGCCGCCGTCGGCTTCACCCCGTCGTTCGTCGCGTCACCGATCGAGCGGTGGCTGGCCCGGCGGATGCCCGGCGCTGTGGTCTCGCTGGCGATCCAGTTTCTCGGTTCGCTCGGCCAGCAGCTGAACCTCGTCGCCGCCGCGCTCGCGGCCGTCTGCGTCGTCGCCGCGGTCGCACGCGTCGCCGGCACGCTCGGGGATCGACTCGCCAACCGCGCCGTCGGCCCCGTCGTCGCCGGTGCCGTCGTCTTCGGCGTCGCGACGCTACTGACGGGCTCTGTCCCTTCGAGCGGTGGTGCCGCAGTCGGGACGGCGCTCACACTCGGCCTCGCAGGGCTGTCGGGCTCGCTCCCGGCCCGCGGCGCGACGAATCCCGACCGTCGACGCGTCCTCGCGTCGCTGGGGACGGCGGCCGGACTCGGCGTCGTCGCCAGCGTCCTGACCGACGACACCAGCCAGCCGACCGCGACGATTCCGGACGACGCCAGTCCGGCGGTGCGTGACGCCCTCGAAGCCGCCACAGAGCAGTCGCTGGCCGTCGACGGACTCGAACCGCTCGTGAGCGACGAGTTCTTCAGCGTCGACATCAACGCCGTCGATCCCGAGGTCGACGCGAGCCAGTGGACCCTCTCGGTGACCGGCTCGGTCGAGGAGGAGATCACGGTCGACTACGAGCAGCTCCGGTCGATGGACGCTCGGACGGAGTTTCACACGCTGCGCTGTGTCGGCGAGTCGCTCAACGGGACGAAGATGGACAACGCTCTCTGGACCGGCGTCCCCGTCCGGACGCTGCTGGAGCGAGCCGCCCCCGACAGCGACTGTGACTGCGTGCGGGTCCACGCCGCCGACGACTACTACCAGGTGTTCCCGATCGACGCGCTCAACGGCGCGATGCTGGCCTACCAGATGAACGGCCGCCCGCTGCCACAGAGCCACGGCTACCCGGCCCGGGCGCTGGTGCCCGGCCACTGGGGCGAGATCAACGTCAAGTGGATCACCGAGATCGAGGTGATCGACCGCGACGCCGAGGGCTACTGGGAGGAACGTGGCTGGCACGGCACCGGACCGGTCGAGACCGTCGCGAAGATCCACGCCCAGAACGCCCTGCCCGACGGCCGCGTGCAGGTCGGCGGCCACGCCTACGCCGGGACGCGGGGCGTCTCGGCCGTCGAAGTCTCGACCGACGGCGGCGACAGCTGGTCGGAGGCGCGACTCTCCGAACCCCTCGTCGAGTCGGTCGACTGGGCCGGCGATCCCGGCGAGACGCCACACGCGCCGGACGTGTGGCGACAGTGGGCCTTCGAGTACGAGCCCCCGGCCGGCGAACACGAGGTCGTCGCCCGCGCCATCGAGGCCGACGGGACGGTCCAGCCCGAGACCGAACGCGAGGCTTTCCCCCACGGCCCCAGCGGGTGGGTGTCGAGGACGGTAGAGTAA
- a CDS encoding TVP38/TMEM64 family protein encodes MKQSTRRQLGGVVVFAALVVVASLVLSPRQLLDEVAHLSAHPLQFGAALLVLYLVRPLFAWPISPISALVGYVLGLRYGIPVALVGATLTTIPPFLFARHAGRSGGGLFARLNDAGRRFISVTGATRGVLAARLSPLPADPVSYGAGFSGVSTRAYVVGTFLGEIPWVFVEVLAGASMRTLSTEGLSAGLHVLLGSFAVAVVLLAGPAYRHVRSARPSRN; translated from the coding sequence ATGAAACAGTCGACGCGACGGCAACTCGGCGGCGTCGTAGTCTTCGCCGCACTCGTGGTCGTCGCGTCGCTGGTGCTCTCGCCCCGGCAACTGCTCGACGAGGTCGCACATCTCTCGGCACATCCCCTCCAGTTCGGCGCGGCGCTGCTCGTGCTGTATCTCGTTCGCCCGCTGTTTGCCTGGCCGATCAGTCCGATCTCCGCGCTGGTGGGCTACGTACTGGGCCTCCGATACGGGATCCCGGTCGCGCTGGTCGGGGCGACGCTGACGACGATCCCGCCCTTCCTGTTCGCCCGCCACGCCGGGCGTAGCGGCGGCGGCCTGTTCGCCCGGCTCAACGACGCGGGCCGGCGGTTCATCTCCGTCACGGGCGCGACTCGCGGCGTTCTCGCGGCGCGCCTCTCGCCGCTCCCGGCAGATCCGGTCTCGTACGGTGCCGGCTTCTCCGGCGTCTCGACGCGGGCCTACGTCGTCGGGACGTTCCTCGGAGAGATCCCGTGGGTGTTCGTGGAAGTGCTCGCCGGTGCGTCGATGCGGACCCTCTCGACCGAGGGGCTGAGCGCGGGCCTGCACGTGCTGCTTGGCTCGTTCGCGGTCGCGGTCGTGTTGCTGGCGGGGCCTGCGTACCGTCACGTCCGGTCGGCTCGGCCCTCCCGCAACTAG
- a CDS encoding PspA/IM30 family protein has protein sequence MADVNRAIERATERTEQMEARAAALEELEASGALDDVLAEGDEIDRELDRRSTEQRVDRELDQLKTQLGRETEGSQSVDVDGATS, from the coding sequence ATGGCCGACGTGAACCGTGCCATCGAGCGCGCGACCGAACGGACCGAGCAGATGGAGGCCAGAGCGGCCGCACTCGAAGAGCTCGAAGCGAGCGGTGCGCTCGACGACGTGCTCGCAGAGGGCGACGAGATCGACCGGGAACTGGATCGGCGCTCGACCGAACAGCGGGTCGATCGCGAACTCGATCAGCTGAAGACCCAGCTGGGGCGCGAGACCGAGGGATCCCAGAGTGTCGACGTGGACGGGGCGACGAGCTAA
- a CDS encoding ABC transporter substrate-binding protein has product MTADDCDNCGSPVTRRRVLESIGGAGTLALAGCLGSGGSSTTTSSDDESVTIALTAPETGHYAPLGEHERDGFELAVTHLNEGGGLVGDSEYSSLSGDGVLGSTVETAVLDTESSPATTESKVRPRLDGDEFAAFFGGVAGSVAETNRDLADEYETPYFVGSSTVNALTGSDCSPHVYRHLFNTTTLARSLVPEIASDVPDEQSIFHVYADAPEGNDLFQSINDIVTDSDLDWRPTGGISVRPGTTNFDSAINDDILSDVSLVFLDLFGLDAVNAIQWARAALSDDTTVVVPYLTRSIAESLGDRVAGIYGTVGWHEDLGTPLSSTFGEAYQREYASGDAETLAASGPAQTAYAQVILYAHAAERAGSFDAAAIRNELEGLEYAAGAGTQKMRACDHQSVRSVPVVRGRVRSDSADDRFELRGAKRGMEPGCEAPPAASCDL; this is encoded by the coding sequence ATGACCGCTGACGACTGTGATAATTGCGGCTCGCCGGTGACGCGGCGTCGCGTACTCGAATCGATCGGCGGCGCTGGTACGCTGGCGCTGGCCGGCTGTCTGGGATCTGGCGGGTCGTCGACGACGACGAGCAGCGACGACGAGTCGGTGACGATCGCGCTCACGGCACCCGAGACGGGCCACTACGCCCCTCTCGGTGAACACGAACGCGACGGCTTCGAACTGGCCGTCACGCACCTCAACGAGGGCGGCGGACTCGTCGGCGACAGCGAGTACAGTTCCCTCTCGGGCGACGGCGTGCTGGGCTCGACCGTCGAGACCGCCGTGCTGGACACGGAGAGTAGCCCGGCGACGACCGAATCGAAGGTGCGTCCGCGTCTCGACGGCGACGAGTTCGCCGCGTTTTTTGGCGGCGTCGCCGGCTCGGTCGCGGAGACCAACCGCGACCTCGCCGACGAGTACGAAACGCCGTACTTCGTCGGTTCGTCGACGGTGAATGCCCTCACCGGAAGTGACTGCTCGCCCCACGTGTACCGACACCTGTTCAACACCACGACGCTGGCCCGGTCGCTCGTTCCCGAGATCGCCAGCGACGTGCCAGACGAGCAGTCGATCTTTCACGTCTACGCCGACGCACCCGAAGGCAACGACCTGTTCCAGTCGATCAACGACATCGTCACCGACAGCGACCTCGACTGGCGGCCGACGGGCGGGATCTCCGTCCGTCCGGGAACGACGAACTTCGATTCGGCGATCAACGACGACATCCTGTCTGACGTGTCGCTGGTCTTCCTCGATCTGTTCGGCCTCGACGCCGTCAACGCGATCCAGTGGGCGCGAGCGGCGCTGTCGGACGACACCACGGTTGTCGTGCCGTACCTCACTCGGTCGATCGCGGAGTCGCTCGGCGATCGCGTGGCCGGCATCTACGGCACCGTCGGCTGGCACGAGGACCTCGGAACGCCGCTGTCGAGCACCTTCGGCGAGGCCTATCAGCGAGAGTACGCCAGCGGCGACGCGGAGACACTCGCCGCGTCGGGGCCGGCACAGACTGCCTACGCACAGGTCATCCTCTATGCCCACGCCGCCGAACGGGCCGGGAGCTTCGACGCCGCGGCGATCCGGAACGAACTCGAAGGACTGGAGTACGCGGCCGGTGCAGGCACGCAGAAGATGCGGGCCTGTGACCACCAGTCAGTCCGTTCGGTGCCGGTCGTTCGCGGCCGAGTACGGAGCGACTCGGCCGACGACCGCTTCGAACTGCGTGGCGCGAAGCGCGGCATGGAACCCGGCTGTGAAGCACCTCCAGCAGCGTCGTGCGATCTGTAG
- a CDS encoding DUF5830 family protein — protein sequence MPSDDRVALGLELLAHLEHAELSVKDAMDRIEIVTTDPAVQREILTAAQREGVVEREGGTVRPTATGTFVSFESDVVVKEGEFDCQRCGAGISEGHFVQFDSDDLGPFGSTCIRKVLGRD from the coding sequence GTGCCGTCCGACGATCGCGTCGCGCTCGGTCTGGAACTGCTCGCCCACCTCGAACACGCCGAGCTGTCGGTCAAGGACGCGATGGACCGCATCGAGATCGTCACCACCGATCCGGCAGTCCAGCGCGAGATCCTGACGGCCGCACAGCGAGAGGGGGTCGTCGAACGCGAGGGCGGGACGGTCCGGCCGACCGCGACGGGCACGTTCGTCAGCTTCGAGAGCGACGTCGTCGTCAAAGAGGGCGAGTTCGACTGTCAGCGCTGTGGCGCGGGCATCTCCGAGGGCCACTTCGTCCAGTTCGACAGCGACGACCTCGGCCCCTTCGGCTCGACGTGTATCAGGAAAGTGCTCGGGCGCGACTAG
- a CDS encoding HVO_2523 family zinc finger protein has product MTETGGRPCPMCETPMYHRHCKYVCPVHGVVYDCADTFY; this is encoded by the coding sequence ATGACCGAGACCGGTGGGCGGCCCTGTCCGATGTGCGAGACGCCCATGTACCACCGCCACTGCAAGTACGTCTGTCCCGTACACGGTGTCGTGTACGACTGTGCCGACACGTTCTACTGA
- a CDS encoding site-specific integrase — protein sequence MSEQQNRNTVHRYVTVDQIDQLKEAAYDMNEGRPLGRKLRDQLIIVIGADMGFRAKELRGLKPSMFHFDEGIIIIPGHIQKEYPTGSSPSNATLEIDPYDLFGTEQLLKTYQDSEWYQNQDTDYLFPTRQSDQMTTETIRNVVKRAAVEADVRPKRTDGEPSEPTEMHPHVLRHSLASYMLKDEKTRLVDVRNRLRHRFTSTTERIYEHFQKR from the coding sequence ATGAGCGAACAACAGAATCGGAATACAGTCCACAGGTACGTAACGGTAGACCAGATAGACCAGCTGAAGGAAGCCGCCTATGACATGAACGAGGGGCGACCACTCGGTCGGAAACTCCGTGACCAACTCATCATAGTGATTGGCGCAGATATGGGATTCAGAGCGAAAGAACTCCGAGGACTCAAACCATCGATGTTCCACTTTGACGAAGGGATAATCATAATCCCCGGTCACATCCAGAAAGAGTACCCGACAGGTTCCTCGCCATCGAACGCTACACTCGAAATCGATCCATACGATCTCTTCGGAACCGAGCAACTACTGAAAACATACCAAGACAGCGAATGGTATCAGAATCAGGATACAGACTACCTATTCCCTACTCGGCAGTCCGATCAGATGACGACAGAGACTATTCGTAACGTCGTGAAGAGGGCGGCAGTCGAAGCTGATGTACGACCGAAGAGAACAGATGGAGAGCCGTCAGAGCCGACTGAGATGCACCCTCACGTCCTTCGTCACTCGCTTGCATCCTATATGCTGAAAGACGAGAAGACCCGCCTCGTAGACGTGCGGAACCGCCTACGCCATCGTTTCACGTCCACCACTGAGCGGATCTATGAACACTTCCAGAAACGGTAG